The Fusarium keratoplasticum isolate Fu6.1 chromosome 8, whole genome shotgun sequence genome includes a region encoding these proteins:
- a CDS encoding MFS domain-containing protein has translation MDSSQAPLIAGNRDDEELEYDVAEGSPAEPGKSGSERPTVFVLALTFAACISGLLFGYDTGVVSATLVSIGTSLSNRELTSMDKSIITSSTSLFALIISPFSSVLADRFGRKRVILYADVLFVAGAILQAWCSTVFTMVIGRCIIGAAVGAASFVVPLYIAEVAPAAHRGRLITTNIIFVTGGQVIAYIIGWLFSTYGSEQTGWRWMVGLGALPALVQGGMIAFMPETPRWLVKVGRSVEAKNVIQRVNGGASQHDADVVVREIELEAREEYEAQRLRDHQTSGRWKRLGAWEALFREGRNRRALAIACLLQGFQQLCGFNSLMYFSATIFTAVGFESPTLTSLVVAVTNFLGTVAALGLVDRIGRRRVLLYSIPFMIIGLLLSAHGFSFMTLAQPSEAKKDPPATAGHEVAAITILVAIMVYVGAYALGMGNVPWMQSELFPLAVRSLGSGIATATCWGANFIVGLTFLPLMDLMSPSWTFVLYAVICCIGYFMVWRIYPETAGLTLEEATALLDDGWGVR, from the exons ATGGATAGCTCTCAGGCGCCGCTTATTGCGGGCAACcgcgatgacgaggagctcgagtATGATGTCGCCGAAGGATCTCCCGCCGAGCCCGGCAAGTCGGGGAGCGAGAGGCCTACCGTGTTTGTGTTGGCTTTGACTTTTGCTGCTTGTATCAGCGGTTTGTTGTTTGGAT ATGATACCGGCGTCGTGTCGGCTACCCTCGTCTCCATCGGAACGTCCCTCTCGAACCGCGAACTGACCTCGATGGACAAGTCCATCATTACATCCTCGACGTCCCTCTTTGCCCTTATTATCTCGCCCTTTTCCTCCGTCCTCGCCGATCGTTTTGGCCGAAAACGCGTCATCCTCTATGCCGATGTCCTGTTCGTTGCGGGAGCCATCCTCCAAGCATGGTGCTCTACGGTCTTTACCATGGTTATTGGGCGATGTATCATCGGTGCAGCAGTTGGAGCTGCGAGCTTTGTTGTACCGCTGTACATTGCTGAGGTGGCACCCGCAGCACATCGTGGACGGCTGATTACAACCAACATCATATTTGTCACGGGCGGCCAGGTGATAGCATACATTATCGGATGGCTGTTCTCGACCTACGGCTCTGAACAGACGGGATGGCGGTGGATGGTTGGTCTGGGTGCTCTGCCGGCTTTAGTCCAGGGCGGCATGATTGCCTTCATGCCCGAAACGCCACGCTGGCTTGTCAAGGTCGGCAGATCCGTGGAAGCCAAGAACGTGATCCAGCGGGTGAACGGCGGGGCATCGCAGCATGACGCAGATGTGGTGGTCCGGGAGATTGAGCTGGAGGCGCGGGAAGAGTACGAGGCGCAACGGCTACGGGATCACCAAACGTCTGGCCGATGGAAGCGGTTGGGTGCGTGGGAAGCTCTGTTCAGGGAGGGGAGGAACCGTCGAGCGCTGGCTATCGCTTGTCTCCTCCAGGGCTTCCAGCAGCTCTGTGGTTTT AACTCACTGATGTACTTCTCTGCAACCATTTTTACGGCTGTTGGTTTTGAGAGCCCAACCCTCACCTCGCTGGTGGTAGCAGTCACCAACTTCCTCGGTACCGTCGCTGCCCTGGGACTCGTTGATCGCATTGGACGCCGAAGAGTGCTGCTTTATTCGATCCCCTTCATGATCATCGGTCTGTTGCTGTCGGCACATGGTTTCTCGTTCATGACACTTGCCCAGCCAtcagaggccaagaaggatccTCCTGCCACCGCCGGACACGAGGTTGCAGCCATTACGATTCTCGTGGCCATCATGGTCTATGTCGGAGCGTACGCGCTGGGCATGGGCAACGTGCCGTGGATGCAGAGTGAGCTGTTCCCCCTCGCTGTTCGATCATTGGGAAGTGGAATAGCGACGGCCACATGTTGGGGAGCCAACTTTATAGTCGGCCTGACATTTCTGCCGCTGATGGACCTGATGAGTCCGTCGTGGACGTTCGTCCTGTACGCAGTAATATGCTGCATCGGTTACTTTATGGTTTGGAGGATCTATCCCGAGACGGCAGGGTTGACTCTAGAAGAAGCGACGGCGTTATTGGATGATGGGTGGGGAGTGCGATGA